ATGGGTACAGTACATcttctgaaaaatgaagatttttttttccttctataaAGATGGCTCGCACAAAACTGTTCATCTTGTTACCATTCATCAGTTCAAGCAATACCCATAACAAAGTTTTACCAACCGCATCAGTTATGTTGTTCACTTGgtgcaaaattattattatttctttttttttaaccagtggATAAGATATGTTCATCAAAATATACCCTATATTTTCTTTTCAGTCAAGTCCTTGTGGCCATGGAGTTTAAAGACAGTGTTTATAGTCATAAACACAGAGAACGATGGTCCCTGGATCCTTTTTCCAGTAGATAGCAGATAGGAATGTCCCCATACAGACTGGGATCTGTCATGGGGTAGAGCAGCAAGAAAAACAAGACAACGCCCAGGATatagaaaaagaaaatagttGCACGTTGTGGGTGTTCCAAAGCTGTAAATATGGCCGGGAATCCAATGTAATTACAGAATGAATGGCAAAGAACGGGTCCTATTATGTGTCCTAAAAAACAAACCATACATGCAAGTCATTCCAAGAGACCTTCTGTATCATTATTGTAATAGTTATGGTTGTAAATCAGACACACACAGTTACAAAATCTGGATGAAAATTAATTATGGTCTACATACTACATAATTAATAATTCCTCTACTTCAAGGATTAATAACTAAGTATTCTTATTTAAAGCTAAAATCTTGCAGATTGTAAGACCTTCAGAAGGGTCCCGTCTAGTTCTGCACCAGAAAGTAGTATCGGAATAAGAAATTCCAACACCAGGGCTTGTAATAAAAATACAATGTTTTATTCAGCAAAATTACAAGATCCATAGTAGAAAAAATGGTCTGTATGTTGTATGCACAGCGCACAAGAAGTTAAAGGGCATCTCCAGTACTTAAAAGGaaattgtcaccagtgtcacctgcactaacctgttggtaccgacaggtagtgcaggtgacactgatgacaacggtactcaccttgtcccgttccgtggcggggatctccggtaattttcTCCGTTAAGTTTCAGCCCCGGCCCGGTTTGGGGCACGGACGGAGGTTAGTGACgttaccgctgctgttctctagcagcgggacccagcaggaagcagcagtgaagtcactaagctccacccatgacCCAAGCCGGGTGCCCAGAGCTGAAGCTAACGGACATCACAGGAGACCCCCGCCAcgaaacgggacaaggtaagtaccgttgtcatcagtgtcacctgcactgtcatTAGCGACAGGTTATGctggtgaaactggtgacagatttcctttaactttaACTACAGGATAGGCGACGAgtgtctggaggggggggggggggggggaaggttttGGACTGTGGGTTTTGGTCCGTGCTGTAGGGtttctgatcactgggaccctcTTGCAGCCTCCTGGCGGCTCTCCTCATGCACAGATCAGCCACTGCTCCaaggacactccccctccatgcatctctatgggagaactggAGATGCATGGGTACAGCGCTCATGtatctcccatagacagtgcatggagggGGCTGTCAACCACCGCCACTCCATTAACTAAGGGAGCCCGTGTACTGAACAAAAATCTTCAGAACACCGGGCTGCTGGGAAGAGGGGATGGAGGCAAGAAAGATGGGTATTCTGGGTCCTGCCTCCAAAGCCAGACTATTCCAGATTAGCAATTCTGGCTACACAACGGGTACCTCTGTAACTGGACCACAGATCTGGCTAAGGGATGCCTTATTGTAATCaaggtcacctgcactataaccccgtggAACCCACTGTCTGTTTCGCttcaattttcattaaaatttgttGTCCGGTGAAACCTATTTTACAATTGTCCCGAACCTgccaaataaaataagaaaaattaaCTCACCTGCCTCAGCTCCTTCATAGCTCTGTATCGGGCGCTCTGTGCGCAGCCAGTAACCCTGCttcaaacccccccacccccaccccgccGCCCTCGAAAAACAGAAATTCCACTCCATTATATCTCTAAAGTTTTGCCCCTTGCCCGAGGGATGTAGGCGCTTATGCATTATACTTTTATAGGTCTTACAGTAGTGATAATCACGTCACATATGACTTTGAGCTGCCACATTGTGAGATATATCACCCAAGCTTAAAACCCTATGTATTGTGGGTGCAAGCCGTGGCCAAACCACAGGACTATAATGCTGTTAAGAGTCTTTAGACCCATAAAGATTTATTTGTATTAGACTCTTTTTACAGTGCACTTTGGCAGTATgcagatacagtgatcccttaacttacaatggcctcaacatacaatagtttcaacatacaatggtattttctggaccatcgtaagttgaaaccagactcaacaaacaatgctacagacagtccagatctgtgaaacgtgtcaatggtcggaagaaccgaccaatcagaatgggaatttctctggtaaaacccctgcattactgaagcgtatgcattgactgatgtctggtagcgccccctacagtacagagaggtattacatgttctgtacactttacctgtatcagggttagctgctcctctggacaccaggtaagggtgtctccatgttactttttttaggacactgcgtgtactgtacaggaccccgaagaagctcctgtcctctacttagaccagtgtttcccaagcagggtgcccctagctgtcgcaaaactacaactcccagcatgcccggacagcaaaaaggctgtccgggcaagctgggagttgtagttttgcaacagctgaaggctccatgcttgggaaacactgacttagacagtgattacagctcccagcagatctttcttacttttatatgtaaggatttgctttatctatattagttatctacttatttatctttaattctcactttttcctattttttggatgagattttggtgcctttagaaccaattaccaggtttccatagagttctggtctcaacatacaatggtttcaacatacaatggccgtcctggaaccaattaatattgtaacttgagggaccactgtatttgcaaAAAGGTGAATATTGTGGTGTATTTAAAACAGGCAAACAGTTTTCTTTCAGCAATCACTGACCTGTTACATGTAGTGTGGATCCAGGCTTATGCTTGTCTGAAACTGACCTAATCTGTCTAAGATTTTGCCATCCACTAAAATGTACCATATAACATAAACCACCCTGATCTATTTGGCAAAAAATTTAACCATCTCAAATTTATACTTCTAATATCATTCTCCCCCCAGTCCATCAGACAACTGTTTATTTCTTGCAAAGTTCACTGGAAGGTCTTTTGATACACAATTAAAATCAATTACAGTAAGTCATTTTTCTTAGAGGCTCAGTGCACACTTCACATTATGGTGCAGTTTTGTAAAACTGAGCACAGGGAGCCAAATGGTGGATGAGCGTgaactttttaatacatttctaattttttttgaaaaaaaaaaatataccatcAAAATGTGAAGTATGAACTGGGCCAAAGTCTTTACAAATATTGCATCAATCCAAAATGTTCTCACCTGTTCTTATGAAGATAAATGCTGTGTATGCTCCAAACACTGCAGTGTATGAAAACTGAAAAGCTATAAGAAAACAATTACATTGCCTCAATTGTGCAAATGAAGCAATAAAGCGGGTGAAAAGAACAAATGCAAAACAAggcgaagaaaaaaataaaaataaaaaaactataaacAGATGAAAAGTTCTATTCATAGTATGAAAATACATTACATACCAGCAGACAGAAATATGCTAAGAACGGTTCCCTGCCGAAACCTCAGTTGTTCAATGACATGATGAAAATgagctagaaaaaaaataaaataaataaaattgtattataggcaaaaaaaagtttatttttttatttttattataaataaataaaattaccaagagcaaaatgtaggaatGTTATAAACGGTTGTACTGTATACGCAGCAAAAACTGGACGACAAAACTTTTGCTTTCTTCTTGCtagttttaaaggagaactccagccaaaactaacttatgccctatccacaggatagaggagaaGTAGCTGATCGGGGGGGGGCGTGGTGATCACCCCTACGATCTCCAGAACGGGAACTCTGCTGTCAGTGCAGGAGTGCCTCTTCTACCGGTAGActgcattcacttctatgggagcgccggagaTGTCTGAGTGCTGTATTCTGGTCTCTtatgcgctcccatagaaatgaatgaagtgtCTGCCGTCTGCAGGACGCTCTCCTCAATTAGAGCTGggttctggagatcacagggggtcccagcggttggaacctctgcgatcagctacttagccCCTATCACAAGCCAACTTTTTCGCTAGAAACAAAGCTCCAAATATTGTTTATATGCAATTATTTCTAGATATAGAAttttcgtaattttttttttctttgccaaGCTCACAAAGTGTAAAACTGCATACAAAATATGaccatataataaaaaaaaaaaataaactagccGTTTAACCCTtatggacccagccaattttcactgtaggacccggccattttttgaacatctgaccactcactttaagcattaacaactctgggatggttttacctttcaatctgattccgagattgtttttttgtgacatattctactttatgttagtggtaaaattttgtcgatacttgcatcgtttcttggtgaaaaattccaaaattttatgaaaaaatagaaaattttgcatttttttttaactttgaagctctctgcttacaaggaaaatgaatattccaaataaattatatattgattcacacatacaatatgtctactttatgactgcatcataaagttgacatgattttacttttaaAACCGAaaaaccagggagtcaggagtttgtctggcgcagagaggaaccgtcAGGCagactgaaccccttgttacattccttgaggggtgtagtttccaaaatagtatgccatgtgttttattttttattttttttgctgttctggcaccatagaggcttcctaaatgggacatgccccacaaaaaccatttcagaaaaactcgctctccaaaatcctactgtcgctccttcctctactgcgcccgccgaacacttgacatacacatatgaggtatttccttactcgagaaaaattgggttacacattttcggaagatttctctccttttaccccttgtaaaaattcaaaaactgggtctacaagagtgtaaaaaattaagatttagaattttctccttcaatttgctgctattcctgtgagacacctaaagggttaacaaaccttttgaatgtcattttgaatactttgaggggtgcagtttttataatggggtcatttgtggggtatttctaatatgaagccccttcaaatccacttcaaaacagaactggtccctgaaaaattttgattttgaaaattttgagaaaaatttggaaattgctgctatactttgaagccctctgatgtcttccaaaagtaaaatcatgagagagggaggaaggcgcctcatgtgtgggatcagtagatcttgttggtgggggtaggggacggtaattcccaagccgcttaccaaagttggttgtgcgcccacacacaacaaggtaaagtgcagaagaagtaaagaagaaggtccactgcagccctcctgggtgagagtaaaatcaaaaccgaaagaccagggagtcaggagtttgtctggcgcagagaggaacagtcaggcagccaagtaaaatcaatggatttattagatgcaacgcgtttcgctgcgcatgcgcagcttcatcaggcatgacaagagaaggctggtaacagatatatatacctccaggaattaaccattagagtactttttgaaagagttgttacataaaattacaaatccacatatgaatgtgacaatgtatgaaaaatatataaatagatataaataaatataaacagacaaaagtcacaaaaataataatgaaacaataatgtaaaagcacaatggaatcataaaaacacacacattatatataattatcgcatgtggtgtgaatataccaccacaagcgactcaagcacTCACACCGcctagtcaccggtgcggcattcaacaacgcaagttggatattattttaatatatataatataaaagaataaggacctataaggtgctatgtatgttagttcaaaagagtaaaaaattgatttgtatatcactgcattattaaatgaaaaataaacagtgCGGTAAAACAAATCGCAACTGATCAGAGGGTGATGTATGAACACTATTtagagaaagtgaaaaaaatgaactagaataactagtgcggtattgaatacagcacccggcgaaaacgcagggtgtgaatattcataaagatccaaatttacaaacattatataaataaataaaagatgcaAAAGTTTCTGTATgcagaaaggaaggaaaaaaacaaaaagcagaacatggataataaaacataaagaataataaatacacagtggggcgctccagggtgaacagcaccGAAGGAACAACGGAAAGAACGATCAAGatataatattttggagattaGTCCATTGGAAGAAATGGAAAGTTTTTAAaccctaatttatcagattatttaactgtatcgtgagggtgcaaagtatgtaattTGTGGATCCAaaaggattcacgattatttaatctttgtattctgttaggtaaatgaatggggatagtttctaaaataattaatttcaaagtttcggtatttttttgatggtgaagagtgaagtgtcgggacaaactatgcaacaaaaaaacatgttttatgttccatctgtgcttgttcatcctggagcgcactttttgtgtggtgcggccaacgtattagcggtcgcaaccacaggttaatagatagatagcaaaagtggtgtcgcaatttagtgaatcttttattttaaatgtttgttgtgtagaaaaggaagaaaaagtgtCAGTTTGGATGATTCATTCGCAacaaaggcagcgacttttttttacaagggaaacaatACGGTTTAATGGAACAGGTGTTCTGTGGTGTACGGTGTTCggaaaatctactgggggctaataaattgctaagatttttggaacgtctgtaggtgacattaggaactgggggaattatttggtttagaattttatcattttgaataatgggccagtttttagttagtatttttctgatattagatgcctcaatattgaaattcgtaacaaaagttatatctaaaggggttgtGGGGCTGATTGGAACTAGATTTTttggaaatagatgtaaccaaatcagattgttttttatccttCACCTTCATGTATGCCTTAGTTAGgagcgatttaggatagcccttctgtatgaagcgtcgttttaaaacctcagcttgagagataaaatctgaatcagaagtacagtttctgcgaattcgtaaatactggccgaatggcacccctcttaaccaacttggataatgtgcactgtcgaactgtaaaaaaggttttaaaacgacgcttcatacagaagggctatcctaaatcgctcCTAACTAAGGCATACATGAAGGTGaaggataaaaaacaatctgatctggttacatctatttccaaAAAATCTAGTTCCAATCAGCCCCacaacccctttagatataactttgttacgaatttcaatattgaggcatctaatatcagaaaaatactaactaaaaactggcccattattcaaaatgataaaattctaaaccaaataattcccccagttcctaatgttacctacagacgttccaaaaatcttagcaatttattagcccccagtagattttccGAACACCGTACACCACAGAACACCTGTTCCATTAAACCGTattgtttcccttgtaaaaaaaaagtcgctgcctttgttgcgaatggatcatccaaactgacactttttcttccttttctacacaacaaacatttaaaataaaagattcactaaattgcgacaccacttttgctatctatctattcacctgtggttgcgaccgccaatacgttggccgcaccacacaaacagtgcgctccaggatgaacaagcacagatggaacataaaacatgtttttttgttgcatagtttgtcccgacacttcactcttcatcatcaaaaaaataccgaaactttgaaattaattattttagaaactatccccattcatttacctaacagaatacaaaagattaaataatcgtgaatccttctggatccACAAATTAcacactttgcaccctcaaggttttaatgaatgtatcgatacagttaaataatctgataaattagggtTTAAAAAAACTTTCCATTTCTTCCAATGGACtaatctccaaaatattatatcttgatcgtttttttcgttgttccttcggtgctgttcaccctggagcgccccactgtgtatttattattctTAATGTTTTATTATCCATGttctgctttttgtttttttccttcctttctgcATACAGAAACTTTtgcatcttttatttatttatataatgtttgtaaatttggatctttacgaatattcacaccctgcgttttcgccgggtgctgtattcaataccgcactagttattctagttcatttttttcactttctctaaatagtgttcatacatcaccctctggtcagttgcgatttgttttaccacactgtttatttttcatttaataatgcagtgatatacaaatcaattttttactcttttgaactaacatacatagcaccttataggtccttattcttttatattatatacattaaaataatatccaacttgcgttgttgaatgccgcaccggtgactaggCGGTGTGAgtgcttgagtcgcttgtggtggtatattcacaccacatgcgataattatatatatatatatgtttttatgattccattgtgcttttacattattg
The sequence above is a segment of the Hyla sarda isolate aHylSar1 chromosome 6, aHylSar1.hap1, whole genome shotgun sequence genome. Coding sequences within it:
- the RCE1 gene encoding CAAX prenyl protease 2 isoform X3, producing the protein MGFRLDGILTATILPLLLTMILFLGPLVQLSVDCPWGLLDGLKVTFDPRFWRLCFTDMRWLRNQVIAPLTEELVFRACMLPMLVPCTSPGRAIFTCPLFFGIAHFHHVIEQLRFRQGTVLSIFLSAAFQFSYTAVFGAYTAFIFIRTGHIIGPVLCHSFCNYIGFPAIFTALEHPQRATIFFFYILGVVLFFLLLYPMTDPSLYGDIPICYLLEKGSRDHRSLCL